One part of the Lotus japonicus ecotype B-129 chromosome 2, LjGifu_v1.2 genome encodes these proteins:
- the LOC130739260 gene encoding xyloglucan O-acetyltransferase 4 translates to MSGALENTMKTSSTTLFHNHSHGKRDQRCMNMGMGMPFVLTSISMASIFCFFFLFSPNPLTLVPDQDRDVFENHPQQKEQQHVMTMIPKPSSPKPHKVQKSCDLFKGHWVPSLGGSSSYYTNSSCTTIPESKNCFKEGRKDSDFLNWKWKPEQCELPRFDPRTFLHMVRGKKMAFIGDSVATNHMDSLLCILSQEEAPKDIYKGSEEKFQKWYFPNHDFTIMLLWSRFLIVGEERMVNGTGSSTFDLQIDKVDDDWAKELPELDYAIISDGHWFFRVMYLHEASKLVGCVFCNQPNITDYGVDSIFRIAFRTAFKYINDCKECKKTVTLMRTFAPAHFENGFWDTGGYCNRTGPVSEGEVDFGSFDWKARNIQMEEFERAKSEGRKNGKRFEVVDVTKAMLMRPDGHPGEHWGNKWMRGYNDCTHWCLPGPVDLWSELLFAVLQREAGMSSELEAQT, encoded by the exons ATGAGTGGTGCTTTAGAAAATACCATGAAGACATCTTCTACTACGCTTTTTCACAATCATAGCCATGGCAAAAGGGATCAGAGATGCATGAACATGGGAATGGGGATGCCTTTTGTTTTGACCTCTATTTCCATGGCCTCcattttctgttttttcttcctcttctctccaAACCCTTTGACCCTCGTGCCCGATCAAGACCGTGACGTGTTTGAAAATCATCCCCAACAAAAAGAACAACAACATGTCATGACCATGATACCAAAGCCTTCATCACCCAAACCACATAAGG TGCAGAAATCATGTGACCTGTTTAAGGGTCATTGGGTTCCATCTTTAGGAGGATCATCATCCTATTACACCAATTCAAGCTGCACCACAATCCCTGAGAGCAAAAACTGTTTCAAGGAAGGGAGAAAGGACAGTGATTTTCTCAATTGGAAATGGAAGCCTGAGCAGTGTGAGCTTCCGAGGTTCGACCCGAGAACATTCCTCCACATGGTTCGCGGCAAGAAAATGGCATTCATTGGTGACTCTGTTGCCACAAACCACATGGATTCCCTCCTCTGCATTTTGTCACAG GAGGAAGCACCAAAGGATATTTACAAGGGCTCAGAAGAAAAGTTCCAGAAATGGTATTTTCCTAACCATGACTTTACTATCATGTTGCTGTGGAGCAGATTCCTCATAGTAGGTGAAGAAAGAATGGTAAACGGCACAGGATCAAGCACTTTCGACTTGCAGATAGACAAGGTAGATGATGACTGGGCTAAAGAATTACCTGAATTAGACTATGCAATCATCTCAGATGGGCATTGGTTCTTCCGAGTGATGTACCTTCATGAAGCTTCAAAATTAGTAGGCTGTGTGTTTTGCAATCAACCAAATATCACTGACTACGGCGTAGATTCGATATTCAGAATAGCTTTCAGAACTGCATTCAAATACATCAATGACTGCAAGGAGTGTAAGAAAACGGTCACATTAATGAGAACGTTCGCGCCGGCGCATTTTGAGAATGGGTTTTGGGACACAGGAGGGTACTGTAACAGGACAGGTCCTGTGAGTGAAGGGGAGGTTGATTTTGGAAGCTTTGATTGGAAAGCAAGGAATATTCAGATGGAAGAGTTTGAGAGAGCAAAGAGTGAAGGGAGGAAGAATGGGAAGAGGTTTGAAGTAGTGGATGTTACTAAGGCTATGCTGATGAGACCAGATGGGCACCCTGGGGAACATTGGGGTAACAAGTGGATGAGGGGTTACAATGATTGTACTCATTGGTGTTTGCCTGGTCCTGTTGATTTGTGGAGTGAGTTGTTGTTTGCTGTTCTTCAAAGGGAGGCTGGGATGAGTTCTGAACTTGAGGCACAAACTTAA
- the LOC130739261 gene encoding uncharacterized protein LOC130739261 encodes MHGFGLEEWKQSRHMWPVPSNAPTVAPDSEFICKDGRKIRVGDCALFKPPEDSPPFIGIIRKLTFDKEERPSLEVNWFYRPADLKLAKGIVLEAAPNEVFYSFHKDETPAASLLHPCKVAFLRQGVELPSGLSAFVCRRVYDIENNCLWWLTDKDHINEQQEEVEQLLDKTKLEMHGTVQSGGRSPKPLNGPTSTQPLKSGSDNVQNSSSLGVQGKGKKRDRGDQGSDSSKKERLFKVEDGDSGQFRPESMLKSEIAKITDKGGLVDFEGVERLVQLMQPDSTDKKLDLAGRIMLVDVIALTDRYDCLGWFVQLRGLPVLDEWLQEVHKGKIGDGNMPRESDKSVEEFLLALLRALDKLPVNLHALQTCNVGKSVNHLRTHKNSEIQRKARGLVDTWKKRVEAEMNMNDSKPSSTRTVSWPAKPTASEVPHLGSRKSGGFSENIAKSSVIQPSVSKNSQTKLSSGEALSKSSPGSTKPMTTSGGSNLKDQNIKVLVGSATSDLPLTPIKEEKSSGSSQSQNNSVSYSSDAKAIGSCREDAKNSTAVSMSVSKIPGSASRTRKSSNGLHGAGVAVAQKENSSAKNSTRSSPSEKVSPTQASHEKSPDRSLTDQGNNQRLILRLPNTGRSPSRGAGGGSFEEPGVMWGKASPPADNRKMKAKSDCLQTNVAPNVINDACDGNEKAGVDEAKGSPMVDERCRANEDGDKVAETSKPASSSGFVSRSRQTYDASLSPMNALVESCVKFSEASSSVSPGDEGMNLLATVAAGEISRSENVSPAVSPERKSPAADESSSRNDCKLKDSFEAGARNLGQSDGAATGDGEAIASSCIEKTSEGRTQINFSTTDLLQNAEGPCLQPETKEDTSEAILPAKKETHAEPGAAHFQEHRSRTSSFDDVQKIDHMDEGITENEKMLVSKAVGTVKTENELGKKSPELSSVVHNDNQISAEKVIGTSLSVQKGSPVTENCESVDLKKEDVTSPASGNALTVSRDEKADDMKPLEIQPDEKQTGLDSLVSDGVNDCAEENSGRKDVLVQCSGSAVHSDFPAIHGKVKELPKTCESNVDGNQSEVAGEWHAHSANPSPTVTGSDAVKLDFDLNEGFPAEDVGQGEIVRQEEPSTSSAVHVPCPLPFPISSISGGFHASITVASAAKGPVVLPENPLRSKVELGWKGSAATSAFRPAEPRKNAEIPSNTSDVTSVDATSVKPCRPPLDFDLNVADERSFEDVASRGSLESGPHDRSTVGFDLDLNRVDETPEAGSFSMSKLDIPLPSKPSLSSGLSNGGSVSRDFDLNNGPGLDEVCNEVPARSQQLKSAIPFSTAAHGPRTNSVEFGNYSWFPQGNSYSAITVPPLLPGRGEQSYVAGAGSQRIIGPTGSTPFAPEMYRGPVLSSSPAVAYPPTTPFPYPGFPFETNFPLSSNSFSGCSTAFLDSSTVGGLCFPTMPSQPVGPGGVVSSTYPRPYVMNLPGSTSNVMPDSRKWGSQSLDLNSGPGGTDAERRDDRLPSGLRQVSVPNSQALMDDQLKMFQLAGALKRKEPDGGWDGTDRFSYKHPSWQ; translated from the exons ATGCATGGCTTCGGTCTTGAGGAGTGGAAACAGAGCCGGCACATGTGGCCTGTACCTTCCAACGCGCCCACTGTAGCTCCTGATTCTGAATTTATATGCAAA GATGGACGCAAGATTCGCGTTGGTGATTGTGCACTTTTCAAGCCACCCGAGGACTCCCCTCCTTTTATTGGAATAATTCGCAAGTTGACTTTTGATAAAGAAGAACGTCCAAGTTTAGAAGTGAATTGGTTTTACCGACCTGCTGATTTGAAGCTAGCTAAAGGGATTGTCCTGGAAGCTGCACCGAACGAAGTCTTCTACTCCTTTCACAAGGATGAAACACCTGCTGCATCATTACTCCATCCGTGTAAAGTCGCATTTCTTCGTCAAGGTGTTGAACTTCCTTCAGGGTTATCCGCATTTGTGTGTAGACGAGTGTATGACATTGAGAACAATTGTTTATGGTGGCTAACTGATAAGGACCACATTAAT GAACAGCAGGAAGAAGTTGAGCAGCTATTAGACAAGACAAAACTAGAAATGCATGGGACTGTGCAATCAGGAGGCCGTTCTCCTAAACCTTTGAATGGTCCAACATCAACACAGCCATTGAAATCTGGTTCTGATAACGTTCAAAATAGTTCTTCCTTAGGTGTACAGGGTAAGGGAAAAAAGAGAGATCGTGGTGATCAGGGATCTGATTCATCTAAAAAGGAGCGGTTATTTAAAGTAGAAGATGGTGATTCTGGTCAATTTAGACCGGAGAGCATGTTAAAGTCTGAGATTGCTAAAATCACTGATAAaggtggacttgtggactttgAAGGAGTTGAAAGACTGGTACAACTCATGCAGCCTGATAGTACTGATAAAAAACTTGATTTAGCTGGGCGAATAATGCTTGTTGATGTAATAGCGCTTACGGACCGGTATGACTGTCTTGGCTGGTTTGTACAGCTCAGGGGTTTGCCCGTTTTGGATGAATGGCTGCAAGAGGTCCATAAGGGAAAAATTGGTGATGGTAATATGCCTAGAGAAAGTGACAAGTCTGTTGAAGAATTTTTGTTGGCTTTACTTCGTGCATTGGATAAACTTCCTGTGAACCTTCATGCACTACAAACATGTAATGTTGGGAAGTCTGTCAATCATTTACGCACCCACAAAAATTCTGAAATTCAGAGGAAAGCCAGGGGTTTAGTAGACACGTGGAAGAAACGTGTTGAAGCTGAAATGAATATGAATGATTCAAAACCTAGTTCAACCCGTACTGTTTCTTGGCCCGCAAAGCCAACAGCTTCTGAGGTTCCTCACCTTGGGAGTAGGAAAAGTGGGGGATTCTCTGAGAATATTGCAAAGAGCTCTGTTATTCAACCTTCAGTATCTAAAAATTCCCAAACAAAGCTTAGTTCTGGAGAAGCACTATCCAAGTCATCTCCTGGCTCAACGAAACCAATGACTACCTCAGGGGGCAGTAACCTGAAAGATCAAAACATCAAAGTCTTGGTTGGATCTGCAACTTCTGATCTACCTCTGACGCCTATCAAGGAGGAGAAGAGCAGTGGTTCCAGTCAATCTCAAAATAACAGCGTATCCTACTCTAGTGATGCAAAAGCTATCGGTTCTTGTAGGGAAGATGCAAAGAACTCCACTGCAGTGTCGATGAGTGTAAGCAAAATTCCTGGCAGTGCATCTCGAACTCGGAAGTCCAGTAATGGTCTACATGGGGCTGGTGTTGCTGTAGCTCAGAAGGAAAATAGCTCTGCTAAAAATTCTACCCGGAGCTCACCTTCTGAAAAGGTTTCACCAACTCAAGCATCCCATGAAAAATCACCTGATCGGTCCCTTACCGATCAAGGGAATAATCAGCGACTCATTCTCAGGTTACCAAACACTGGTCGCAGTCCTTCTAGGGGAGCTGGTGGAGGCTCTTTTGAAGAACCTGGTGTGATGTGGGGCAAAGCATCACCTCCGGCTGACAACAGAAAAATGAAAGCTAAAAGTGATTGTTTGCAAACCAATGTTGCACCAAATGTGATAAATGATGCATGTGATGGTAATGAAAAGGCTGGTGTTGATGAAGCCAAGGGTTCTCCAATGGTTGATGAGCGGTGCCGTGCTAATGAAGATGGTGATAAAGTGGCAGAGACGTCAAAACCCGCTAGTTCATCTGGATTTGTTTCCAGATCAAGGCAGACATATGATGCTTCTTTAAGCCCCATGAATGCATTAGTTGAAAGCTGTGTGAAATTTTCTGAAGCAAGTTCCTCTGTGTCTCCTGGAGATGAAGGGATGAATCTGCTTGCTACTGTAGCCGCAGGGGAAATTTCCAGATCTGAAAATGTCTCACCTGCAGTTTCACCTGAGAGGAAGTCTCCTGCAGCTGATGAATCGAGCTCAAGGAATGATTGCAAGTTAAAAGATTCTTTTGAAGCAGGTGCTCGCAACCTGGGACAGTCTGATGGTGCCGCTACTG GAGATGGTGAAGCCATTGCATCCAGTTGTATAGAGAAAACTAGTGAAGGCAGAACACAAATAAATTTCTCTACTACAGATTTGTTACAGAATGCTGAAGGTCCATGCTTACAGCCCGAAAcgaaagaagacacttctgaagCTATATTGCCAGCTAAAAAGGAGACTCATGCAGAACCTGGAGCAGCACATTTTCAGGAGCATAGGTCAAGGACTTCCTCTTTTGATGATGTTCAGAAGATCGATCACATGGATGAGGGAATCACAGAGAACGAGAAAATGCTGGTTTCAAAAGCTGTTGGAACTGTTAAGACTGAAAATGAACTCGGTAAAAAATCACCTGAGTTATCTTCAGTTGTACATAATGACAACCAGATTAGTGCAGAAAAAGTGATAGGTACCAGTTTATCAGTGCAAAAAGGCTCTCCAGTCACAGAAAACTGTGAGTCCGTAGATTTGAAAAAGGAGGATGTCACTTCACCTGCTTCTGGTAATGCTTTGACGGTATCCAGGGATGAAAAGGCTGATGACATGAAGCCATTGGAGATTCAGCCTGATGAAAAACAAACGGGTCTGGATTCCCTAGTTTCAGATGGTGTTAATGATTGTGCTGAAGAGAATTCGGGTAGAAAAGATGTTCTTGTTCAGTGTTCTGGCTCAGCTGTTCACTCAGATTTTCCAGCAATTCATGGGAAAGTGAAGGAATTGCCTAAGACATGCGAGTCTAACGTAGATGGAAATCAATCTGAGGTTGCAGGAGAGTGGCATGCACACAGTGCTAATCCATCCCCAACTGTTACTGGGTCGGATGCAGTAAAGCTGGACTTCGATTTAAATGAAGGCTTTCCTGCTGAAGATGTAGGCCAAGGGGAGATTGTTAGACAAGAAGAACCTAGCACATCATCTGCAGTACATGTTCCTTGTCCGTTGCCTTTTCCCATTTCATCTATTTCCGGGGGCTTCCATGCTTCAATTACAGTGGCATCTGCTGCCAAAGGTCCAGTTGTCCTACCAGAAAACCCATTGCGAAGTAAAGTGGAACTTGGATGGAAGGGGTCAGCTGCTACAAGTGCATTCCGTCCAGCTGAACCTAGGAAAAATGCGGAGATACCCTCAAATACTAGTGACGTTACATCTGTTGATGCCACTTCAGTCAAACCTTGTCGCCCTCCTTTAGATTTTGATTTAAATGTGGCAGATGAAAGAAGTTTTGAGGATGTAGCTTCACGTGGCTCTTTAGAATCTGGACCCCACGATCGTAGCACTGTAGGATTTGATCTTGATTTAAACAGAGTGGACGAGACTCCTGAAGCCGGGTCTTTCTCTATGAGCAAACtggatattcctttaccgagtAAACCTTCGTTGTCCAGTGGGTTGTCCAATGGTGGAAGTGTCTCAAGAGACTTTGATTTAAATAATGGGCCTGGCCTTGATGAAGTTTGCAATGAGGTTCCAGCACGTAGTCAGCAGTTGAAAAGTGCTATACCGTTTTCTACAGCTGCTCATGGCCCGAGAACAAATAGTGTTGAATTTGGGAACTATTCATGGTTTCCTCAAGGCAATTCTTATTCTGCAATTACTGTCCCACCACTTCTGCCTGGTAGAGGGGAGCAGAGTTATGTCGCTGGTGCTGGGTCACAGCGCATCATAGGTCCAACAGGTAGCACACCTTTTGCTCCGGAAATGTATAGGGGGCCTGTGCTCTCATCCTCTCCTGCTGTTGCTTATCCACCTACCACACCCTTTCCATATCCAGGATTTCCATTTGAGACCAATTTTCCATTATCTTCAAACTCCTTTTCTGGCTGTTCAACAGCGTTTCTGGATTCATCAACGGTGGGTGGTCTTTGCTTTCCTACGATGCCCTCACAGCCAGTTGGGCCTGGTGGTGTTGTCTCGTCCACATATCCCCGTCCCTATGTTATGAATCTTCCAGGCAGTACAAGCAATGTGATGCCTGACAGCAGAAAATGGGGaagtcagagtctggatcttaaTTCAGGCCCTGGTGGTACAGATGCTGAGCGGAGAGATGATAGATTGCCTTCTGGATTGAGGCAAGTTTCTGTTCCCAATTCACAAGCCTTGATGGATGATCAACTGAAGATGTTTCAGTTGGCAGGTGcattgaaaagaaaagaaccTGATGGTGGTTGGGATGGAACTGATAGATTCAGTTACAAACACCCCTCATGGCAGTAG
- the LOC130739262 gene encoding uncharacterized protein LOC130739262 → MEILSQSPVNYTGFLHQGTPFLPSKFPVRVDYYRDVSRTPQMICRRKIKQERANHICSKFVTSAARNGRHLCYDDLPQKPFLLTLIKDAFWGLKSLFEFLIEQPSQLKYVEWPSFSNTLRTATLTLVIVALLIVALSSVDSALYYLLALALRKSP, encoded by the exons ATGGAGATCCTTTCTCAGTCGCCAGTGAACTATACAG GTTTTCTTCATCAAGGTACTCCCTTTCTGCCATCGAAGTTTCCAGTGAGAGTTGATTATTACAGAGATGTTTCTCGAACACCACAAATG ATTTGTAGAAGGAAGATAAAACAAGAACGTGCAAACCATATTTGCTCCAAATTTGTGACGTCAGCCGCAAGAAATGGTCGCCATCTATGCTATGATGATTTGCCTCAAAAGCCTTTTTTGCTAACATTGATCAAGGATGCCTTCTG GGGGctaaaatctttatttgaatttCTGATTGAGCAACCTAGCCAGCTGAAGTATGTAGAGTGGCCAAGCTTTAGTAATACA CTGAGGACTGCGACTCTGACTCTTGTTATTGTTGCACTGCTTATCGTTGCATTATCATCAGTTGATTCGGCTCTCTACTACCTTTTGGCTTTAGCTCTTCGGAAAAGCCCATAA
- the LOC130736978 gene encoding protein MAIN-LIKE 1-like encodes MARTKHTQRVVGEASRPPHPPRDRSRTHASARRDRQGTQGVGEVEEGVLVNARHWGAEDGDGLQNENDNDNDYENENENDDDNENDNENEVEMGSEDGDEDGNSEQDGESEDGDETDGVWYPGGPYDLSLLPKFGQHIAHDVWKSYVRSDFKCRAPLKIHHHGKHFFPVKFFSDNVKTLVAAAGLGHLPYSCNGGSVDLSIVTAFVERWMPETSSFHMPWGEMTITLDDVSALLHIPVVGSFFSLGKPTKEEAAPVVVDLLGVTIEEVQDEFRRCRGPSLHYAWLLALVKNRVKELKWTEAARAYLLRLVGMTLFCDKSNTSVSVAYLELFRDISLAGQYAWGATALAYLYGQLGEACKKTGRTVAGYLTLLQAWVYARFPGSLFERKEFPQYKAGMPVARRWLAFRGTKKVDQKRLNLDNFPAGGVIWRPYMDHYVHRSFEHVSLYSGFIRFNGSVYPYLPERVSRQFGIVQSKPRAPPSKVSCEDCDAMWMDWRNHTIRGRYVDYPHECDTEYNDWYKQHSHPFMIPEELRVDRWSFLEGQFALLSTYSTVAVDPETVGAPTEGTTMWDVVHTMHSIIQKTLEGPEEPKQRRKKRSASGVGTSADYE; translated from the exons ATGGCAAGGACAAAACATACACAACGCGTTGTGGGAGAGGCTTCACGACCACCTCATCCTCCCCGAGACCGTTCGCGAACTCATGCTTCCGCTCGCCGAGATCGTCAAGGGACTCAGGGTGTGGGAGAAGTTGAGGAGGGTGTGCTGGTTAATGCACGACATTGGGGTGCTGAGGATGGTGATGGTCTGCAGAATGAGAATGACAATGACAATGAttatgagaatgagaatgagaatgatgatgataatgagaATGATAATGAGAATGAGGTTGAGATGGGTTCTGAAGATGGTGATGAGGATGGTAATAGTGAGCAGGATGGAGAGTCTGAGGATGGTGATGAAACAGATGGTGTTTGGTATCCCGGAGGTCCCTATGACCTCTCTCTTTTGCCTAAGTTTGGGCAGCATATAGCGCATGACGTCTGGAAGTCATATGTGCGATCTGACTTCAAATGTAGGGCCCCATTGAAGATTCATCATCATGGAAAACACTTCTTTCCTGTAAAATTCTTCTCTGACAATGTGAAGACACTTGTGGCAGCTGCAGGGTTGGGACACCTTCCGTATAGCTGTAACGGCGGCTCAGTTGACCTTAGCATTGTGACCGCCTTTGTTGAGCGATGGATGCCAGAGACGTCCTCATTTCATATGCCGTGGGGCGAGATGACGATCACTCTAGATGACGTCTCAGCTCTATTGCACATCCCTGTGGTAGGGTCCTTTTTCTCATTGGGCAAGCCGACTAAGGAAGAGGCTGCCCCTGTGGTTGTTGATTTGCTGGGGGTGACAATTGAGGAGGTGCAGGATGAGTTTCGGAGGTGTAGAGGTCCTAGTCTTCATTATGCTTGGCTTCTAGCTCTTGTGAAAAACCGTGTGAAGGAATTGAAATGGACAGAAGCAGCCCGAGCTTACTTGTTACGCTTGGTTGGCATGACTCTCTTTTGTGATAAGAGTAACACGTCTGTCAGTGTTGCCTATCTTGAGCTTTTCAGGGATATTAGCTTGGCTGGTCAGTATGCATGGGGTGCGACGGCGTTGGCATATTTGTATGGTCAGTTAGGGGAGGCTTGCAAAAAGACTGGGAGGACAGTTGCTGGGTATTTGACTTTGCTACAG GCGTGGGTATATGCACGTTTTCCTGGGTCGCTGTTTGAGAGAAAGGAGTTCCCTCAATACAAAGCGGGTATGCCTGTGGCTAGGAGGTGGTTGGCATTCAGGGGGACAAAGAAAGTGGACCAGAAGAGACTTAATCTCGATAACTTTCCTGCTGGTGGAGTGATATGGAGGCCTTATATGGACCACTATGTTCATCGTTCATTTGAACATGTCTCACTGTATAGTGGATTCATCAGGTTCAACGGCTCAGTTTATCCATACCTACCTGAGCGTGTATCCAGGCAGTTTGGGATTGTGCAGTCCAAGCCTCGAGCTCCTCCATCAAAAGTTTCATGCGAGGATTGTGATGCTATGTGGATGGATTGGCGGAACCATACTATTAGAGGACGCTATGTTGATTACCCGCACGAGTGTGATACTGAGTACAATGACTGGTACAAACAACACTCACATCCTTTCATGATTCCTGAGGAGCTGAGAGTTGACCGTTGGTCATTTCTTGAG GGTCAGTTTGCTTTGCTGTCGACATACTCTACTGTTGCTGTTGATCCAGAGACTGTTGGGGCACCCACAGAGGGCACAACCATGTGGGATGTAGTTCATACTATGCATTCCATTATTCAGAAGACATTGGAGGGACCGGAGGAGCCAAAGCAACGTAGAAAGAAGAGGAGTGCTAGCGGGGTTGGGACTTCAGCTGATTATGAGTGA